The Coffea arabica cultivar ET-39 chromosome 8e, Coffea Arabica ET-39 HiFi, whole genome shotgun sequence genome window below encodes:
- the LOC113703079 gene encoding probable trehalose-phosphate phosphatase F translates to MDLKSSKASPVLTDPVPIDKSRLGIRGVLPYAQSGPSFSTSVLAIPRRKPGKLDDVRSNGWLDAMKSSSPPRKKIMKDVNVEVVLDDGDAAYDSWMSKYPSALKSFGKIMNSAKNRRIVIFLDYDGTLSPIVDDPDRAFMSADMRSAVKSVATYFPTAIISGRSRDKVYELVGLTELYYAGSHGMDIMLPDRDTEPTNHSGCIKSTDLLDKEVNLFQPASEFLPMIDEVFRTLVENTKDIKGAKVENHKFCTSVHYRNVDEKSWPIIAQRVHDILNSYPRLRLTHGRKVLEVRPVIDWDKGKAVEFLLESLGLSNSPDVLSIYIGDDRTDEDAFKALRSESRGYGIIVSAVPKETNAFFSLRDPSEVKKFLEALVRMKEQGDL, encoded by the exons ATGGACTTGAAGTCTTCAAAAGCTTCTCCTGTTCTTACTGATCCTGTTCCCATAGACAAGTCTAGATTGGGTATCCGAGGTGTCTTGCCTTATGCTCAATCAGGACCATCATTCTCAACTAGTGTGCTAGCCATCCCGAGAAGGAAGCCAGGAAAGCTTGATGATGTTCGTTCTAATGGTTGGCTAGATGCCATGAAATCTTCTTCACCCCCTCGGAAAAAGATTATGAAGGATGTTAATGTGGAGGTTGTTTTGGATGATGGTGATGCAGCTTATGATTCCTGGATG AGCAAGTATCCATCAGCGCTCAAGTCCTTTGGAAAAATTATGAATTCTGCAAAGAATAGGAGGATAGTCATATTTTTAGATTATGATGGAACCCTTTCTCCAATTGTGGATGACCCTGATCGTGCTTTTATGTCTGCTGAT ATGCGTTCAGCTGTTAAAAGTGTTGCAACGTATTTCCCTACAGCCATTATCAGTGGAAGAAGCCGTGACAAG GTTTATGAATTGGTAGGACTAACAGAACTTTATTATGCTGGTAGTCATGGCATGGACATCATGCTCCCAGACAGAGATACAGAGCCCACTAACCACTCTGGTTGTATTAAATCGACTGACCTGCTG GACAAGGAGGTTAATCTCTTCCAGCCTGCAAGTGAATTTCTACCCATGATTGATGAG GTTTTTAGAACCCTTGTCGAGAATACTAAAGATATTAAAGGTGCAAAAGTTGAGAACCACAAGTTCTGCACCTCTGTACATTACCGCAACGTAGATGAGAAG AGTTGGCCTATCATTGCACAACGGGTGCATGATATCCTCAACAGTTACCCTAGATTACGACTAACTCATGGACGGAAG GTTTTAGAGGTTCGTCCAGTGATTGACTGGGATAAAGGGAAAGCagttgagtttcttcttgaatctttgG GGCTTAGTAATAGTCCTGATGTGCTTTCCATCTATATTGGGGATGATAGAACGGATGAAGATGCTTTCAAG GCTTTGCGATCTGAAAGCCGAGGATATGGAATCATAGTATCTGCAGTTCCTAAAGAAACCAACGCTTTCTTTTCACTCAGGGATCCTTCAGAG GTGAAAAAGTTCCTCGAGGCTCTTGTGAGAATGAAGGAACAGGGTGATCTATAA